A genomic stretch from Helianthus annuus cultivar XRQ/B chromosome 1, HanXRQr2.0-SUNRISE, whole genome shotgun sequence includes:
- the LOC118490287 gene encoding uncharacterized protein LOC118490287 has translation MIFFFLVSNVEYIIQEAVDSIGDSFTPDCTSKDCSKTSSAELKRNLADVYEVEETTSLSSTKVKKTGDADVAIDGEETIMLVPKDMPKRAKPQTLPSFPLPTAAQLSNIAPNDVDHQQSAERRKFRKSHLDNKRSNVNNKSSTSKNVTRSSNVTTSTTIGCPIVTPIRSSSYMNTIDRRFWPTTPSTSPYEASTSGVKDNVNIYMSPCFTFQINRTSSTPHSINQPSLSSERSNFKTIHRGKERLSNKGRCVYPIPMVDLSSNDPIIPQQLAEDPYKGISNNYLDHGDQVVVCGVCNAKLWKFEAGKGRVYLGRTSYTLCYGYGKVHLPDFKETCEEYHNLFKSLDAKSKHFLLNIRRFNSMFAFTSMGGKVDSKINRGNAPYVYRISGENYHSLGSLLPKEGDEPKFKQLYIYDTDNEVCNRKTVLSNLKKAASATSNLLDTELIQCLKVVLDSNNQLVKLIGVYDGRTYNLPTSSEVAALIVGDIEDALDNRDVVVESKKDGLQRISELHPSYLALQCPLLFPFGKDGYRIDILHRE, from the exons atgatttttttttttttagtttctaATGTTGAATATATCATACAGGAGGCTGTGGATTCTATTGGGGATAGCTTCACACCCGATTGCACATCTAAAGATTGTTCAAAGACTTCGTCTGCGGAATTGAAGCGTAACCTTGCGGACGTTTATGAAGTTGAAGAAACCACGTCTCTATCATCAACGAAGGTTAAAAAGACTGGTGACGCAGATGTCGCAATTGATGGTGAGGAAACCATCATGCTGGTTCCAAAG GATATGCCTAAACGTGCAAAGCCTCAAACGTTACCTTCATTTCCACTTCCTACTGCTGCCCAACTTTCGAATA TTGCTCctaatgatgttgatcatcaacAATCAGCTGAACGAAGAAAATTTAGGAAGTCACATTTAGATAATAAAAGAAGTAATGTGAATAACAAATCTTCCACTTCAAAAAATGTTACGCGGTCATCCAACGTTACAACCTCCACTACAATTGGATGCCCGATCGTAACACCAATTCGTTCATCGTCTTATATGAATACCATCGATCGACGTTTTTGGCCAACCACACCTTCAACAAGTCCGTATGAAGCATCTACTTCAG GTGTCAAAGACAATGTGAATATTTATATGAGTCCATGTTTTACATTCCAAATAAATAGAACTTCATCAACTCCACATTCAATAAATCAACCTTCGCTCTCAAGTGAAAGATCAAATTTTAAGACGATACATAGAGGTAAAGAAAGGTTGTCTAATAAAGGTCGCTGCGTATATCCTATTCCAATGGTTGACTTATCTTCCAACGATCCTATTATTCCTCAACAATTAGCTGAAGATCCATATAAAGGAATTTCTAATA ATTATTTGGATCATGGAGATCAAGTAGTTGTATGTGGCGTATGTAACGCTAAGCTGTGGAAATTTGAAGCCGGAAAAGGAAGGGTTTACTTAGGAAGAACAAGTTACACGCTTTGTTATGGTTATGGAAAAGTACATCTTCCAGATTTTAAAGAGACGTGTGAGGAATATCATAATCTTTTCAAGAGTTTAGACGCAAAAAGCAAGCATTTCTTACTGAATATTCGTCGTTTTAATTCTATGTTTGCCTTCACTTCAATGGGTGGTAAAGTTGATTCAAAAATAAATAGAGGAAATGCTCCGTATGTATACCGAATTAGTGGCGAGAATTATCATTCATTGGGAAGTCTTCTTCCTAAAGAAGGTGATGAACCAAAATTTAAGCAGCTTTACATTTACGACACAGATAATGAAGTATGTAATCGGAAAACCGTACTTAG TAACTTAAAGAAAGCAGCTTCTGCAACTTCTAATTTGCTTGACACTGAACTCATACAGTGTCTTAAGGTGGTTTTAGATTCAAATAATCAGCTGGTGAAACTTATAGGCGTGTACGATGGTCGTACATACAACCTACCAACATCGTCCGAAGTTGCTGCGCTTATAGTTGGAGACATTGAAGATGCTCTTGATAATCGTGATGTAGTTGTTGAGTCAAAGAAAGATGGTCTACAGCGTATTAGCGAGCTTCATCCATCGTATCTCGCTCTTCAGTGTCCACTGCTTTTCCCTTTTGGTAAAGATGGTTACCGAATTGATATTCTTCATAGAGAATGA